In a single window of the Paracoccus alcaliphilus genome:
- a CDS encoding TonB-dependent siderophore receptor has product MGLILSLCSHASHAQSPTDDDDPTILDVITIMGAGDSAETSYRADSTVGRVAADPKDVPQTVTAVTANRIADQDIRSNLDLLQASPGVVVTSNEGFTSIRGFGANSSLEGTPVGTFIGRTSADLSAFEQVEILKGPAAIFQGNGAFGGMINYSFKRPLDHEALTTRVGFGDPSSKLATVDYSIEPLLDGRLRARFVGSWEDRDLTAHPEGYERQSYFGVAEFDVTDRTTFRVNAWRQKNDSIQGWRTALPAYSDGTLIDFPAGTTLTQDWALYPFRSLWVNAEVEHEINDRWNLKLAYRNGESDHPALRNIASCSGPNAGIGYDRTGIDRDNPDGRACHTLYYWNDWNQYEVIDANLSGSFDAFGRSHDVVIGAIQQRSWFRRAFGLPVDVGDEFIVDIFNPDPHVIDRPEWAITTPFGPKPDPTTEYHLFGRVDIAATDRLTIPIGGRLSWVKSSEGEWTAKGEFTPSIAAVYQINDTVTVYGQYSQMFSVNTGNRGWRPEWTAGEVYDYEDGVLLPNPTGTQKEIGVKADVFGGRALATAAVFEIKEENSAGDDADPDHIASDGFPFMVASGLTRSRGVELELNGEILPGWKIGAGYTYLDAKYVRSELAPGATLAMAPRHSANIWTQYGFESGRLDGLSLGLGLRLRSSFWGDATDEADTNRVKAPGYGIVSAKVGYDFTDSVSATLNVDNLFDRKYYEIAGSRGGGNYHGEGRRVSFALQSRF; this is encoded by the coding sequence ATGGGTTTGATCCTGTCGCTGTGCTCCCATGCCAGCCATGCGCAATCCCCGACCGATGACGACGACCCGACGATTCTGGATGTCATCACGATCATGGGCGCCGGTGACAGCGCGGAAACCTCTTATCGGGCGGACTCGACCGTCGGGCGGGTGGCCGCAGACCCCAAGGATGTGCCGCAGACGGTGACGGCGGTCACGGCGAACAGGATCGCCGATCAGGATATCCGCTCGAACCTCGATCTGCTTCAGGCATCGCCGGGCGTCGTGGTGACCAGCAACGAGGGCTTTACAAGCATCCGGGGTTTCGGGGCGAACAGTTCGCTTGAAGGCACCCCGGTGGGCACCTTCATCGGCCGGACCTCGGCCGACCTGTCTGCGTTCGAGCAGGTCGAGATCCTCAAGGGACCAGCGGCCATCTTTCAGGGCAATGGCGCCTTCGGAGGCATGATCAACTATTCGTTCAAGCGTCCGCTGGACCACGAGGCGCTGACCACGCGGGTCGGTTTCGGCGATCCGTCATCGAAACTTGCGACGGTCGATTACTCGATCGAGCCGCTTCTGGACGGCAGGCTGCGCGCGCGGTTTGTGGGATCGTGGGAAGATCGCGACCTTACCGCACATCCGGAAGGATACGAGCGTCAGTCCTATTTCGGCGTGGCAGAGTTCGATGTGACCGACCGCACCACATTCCGCGTCAACGCGTGGCGGCAGAAAAACGACTCGATCCAGGGGTGGCGGACGGCGCTGCCCGCCTATTCCGACGGGACGCTGATCGACTTTCCCGCTGGCACCACGCTGACGCAGGACTGGGCACTGTACCCGTTCCGATCGCTGTGGGTGAACGCCGAGGTCGAGCATGAGATCAACGACCGCTGGAACCTGAAGCTGGCCTATCGCAACGGCGAATCCGACCATCCGGCACTGCGCAACATTGCAAGCTGTTCGGGACCGAATGCCGGGATCGGCTATGACCGCACCGGCATCGACAGGGACAATCCCGACGGGCGCGCCTGTCATACGCTTTATTACTGGAACGACTGGAACCAGTATGAAGTCATCGACGCGAACCTGTCCGGATCGTTCGACGCCTTCGGGCGCTCGCATGATGTCGTGATCGGTGCAATACAGCAACGCAGCTGGTTCCGCCGGGCCTTCGGTCTTCCGGTCGATGTCGGGGACGAATTCATCGTCGACATCTTCAACCCCGATCCACATGTGATCGACAGGCCGGAATGGGCCATCACCACGCCCTTCGGCCCGAAGCCCGATCCAACGACGGAATATCACCTGTTTGGCCGCGTCGATATTGCCGCAACCGACCGGCTGACCATCCCGATCGGCGGTCGTCTTAGCTGGGTGAAAAGCTCGGAAGGCGAATGGACCGCGAAAGGCGAATTCACCCCGTCGATTGCCGCCGTGTACCAGATCAACGACACAGTGACCGTCTATGGCCAGTATTCGCAGATGTTCTCGGTGAACACCGGGAACCGCGGCTGGAGGCCCGAGTGGACGGCGGGCGAGGTTTACGACTATGAGGACGGCGTTCTGCTGCCCAACCCGACCGGCACCCAGAAGGAAATCGGCGTGAAGGCGGATGTCTTCGGCGGTCGCGCGCTTGCGACGGCAGCGGTCTTCGAGATCAAGGAAGAGAACAGCGCCGGGGATGACGCCGACCCGGATCATATCGCCTCGGACGGCTTTCCCTTCATGGTTGCGTCCGGCCTGACCCGCAGCCGGGGGGTGGAACTGGAACTGAATGGCGAGATCCTTCCGGGCTGGAAGATCGGGGCGGGCTATACCTATCTCGACGCCAAATATGTCAGAAGCGAACTGGCACCGGGTGCGACCCTTGCCATGGCGCCCCGGCATTCCGCCAACATCTGGACGCAATATGGCTTTGAATCCGGCAGGCTGGACGGGCTGAGCCTTGGCCTCGGGCTGCGTCTGCGCAGCTCGTTCTGGGGCGACGCGACGGATGAGGCCGACACGAACCGCGTCAAGGCACCGGGATATGGCATCGTTTCGGCCAAGGTCGGATATGATTTCACCGACAGCGTCAGCGCGACGCTGAATGTCGATAACCTGTTCGACAGAAAATACTACGAGATCGCGGGCAGCCGTGGCGGCGGGAACTATCACGGCGAAGGACGCCGCGTCTCCTTCGCGCTGCAAAGCCGGTTCTGA
- a CDS encoding acyl-CoA dehydrogenase: MAGFRRNRITRPIRRWAKRALPQLSATEAEALGAGEVWWEAELFSGNPDWGRLHATAAPELTPEEQAFIDGPCREFCAMIDDWQVNQSDADLPPEIWRHLRQHRFFGMIIGKEHGGLGFSAFAHSEVVRYISTRSVAAAVTVMVPNSLGPGELLHQFGTDAQKEYWLPRLADGRELPAFGLTSAEAGSDASAMRDEGIVEKGMWDGQEVLGIRLNWAKRYITLAPVCTVLGLAFKLRDPDGLLGDTEDIGITCALVPTDLPGVETGRRHIPSTTMFMNGPTTGTDVFIPLDHIIGGPDHAGRGWMMLMSALAAGRGISLPSMGCAAISVSAHVTGAYARIRQQFNLPIGKFGGVQQPMARLATDAYVMESARRLTCAGLDEGRALSVISAIMKAHATARMREAVNDAMDVHSGKAVIDGPSNYLLPLYRAVPIGITVEGANIVTRALIIFGQGSIRAHPHLLDEMQALQIEDEEQSLDAFDRAFWAHVGHALRTTGRAWWRAWTGGRLAPAPDDAGEAAPIYRQLSRWSAAMALIAELAFLTMGGALKRKEMISIRMGDALSEMYLLSAALKRWRDDGQSPEDLPLLEYAAARGSANIRGALDQVLRNFPARWAAALGRFLTLPGGAPRPPYDALVERCAGLIFAPSPTRDRIIGRLDDGCAHGGVALLNRAFAAVVALEPVTAKLREAGHDPDSGLASGVISDAERARLTEMQDLVAQVVAVDDFTSEEIARLFPGTTEVTQ; encoded by the coding sequence ATGGCTGGATTTCGCAGGAACCGTATCACCCGCCCGATCCGCAGATGGGCGAAGCGCGCCCTGCCGCAACTGTCCGCGACAGAGGCCGAGGCGCTTGGCGCGGGCGAGGTCTGGTGGGAGGCAGAGCTGTTTTCCGGCAATCCCGACTGGGGCAGGCTGCATGCGACGGCGGCCCCGGAACTGACCCCGGAGGAACAGGCCTTCATCGACGGCCCCTGCCGCGAATTTTGCGCCATGATCGACGACTGGCAGGTGAACCAGTCCGATGCCGACCTGCCGCCGGAAATCTGGCGGCATCTGCGCCAGCACCGCTTTTTCGGGATGATCATCGGCAAGGAACATGGCGGTTTGGGCTTTTCGGCCTTCGCCCATTCTGAGGTGGTGCGCTATATCTCGACGCGGTCCGTCGCGGCGGCGGTGACGGTGATGGTCCCGAATTCGCTGGGTCCGGGCGAGCTTTTGCACCAATTCGGCACCGATGCGCAAAAGGAATACTGGCTGCCCCGGCTGGCCGATGGCCGCGAACTGCCCGCCTTCGGGTTGACCAGCGCCGAAGCCGGGTCGGACGCCTCGGCCATGCGCGACGAGGGCATCGTGGAAAAGGGGATGTGGGACGGGCAAGAGGTGTTGGGCATCCGCTTGAACTGGGCCAAGCGCTACATCACGCTTGCGCCGGTCTGCACGGTGTTGGGCCTTGCCTTCAAGCTGCGCGATCCGGACGGGCTCTTGGGCGATACCGAGGATATCGGCATCACCTGCGCGCTGGTTCCGACCGATCTGCCGGGCGTGGAAACCGGGCGGCGGCATATCCCCTCGACCACGATGTTCATGAACGGGCCAACGACCGGCACGGATGTCTTCATCCCGCTGGACCATATCATCGGCGGGCCCGACCATGCCGGGCGCGGCTGGATGATGCTGATGAGCGCGCTTGCCGCCGGGCGCGGCATCTCGCTGCCCTCGATGGGTTGCGCGGCGATTTCGGTGTCGGCCCATGTGACGGGCGCCTATGCCCGCATCCGCCAGCAGTTCAACCTGCCCATCGGCAAGTTCGGCGGCGTCCAGCAGCCGATGGCGCGGCTTGCCACCGACGCCTATGTGATGGAATCCGCCCGCCGCCTGACCTGCGCCGGGCTGGACGAGGGCCGGGCGCTGTCGGTGATTTCCGCGATCATGAAGGCCCATGCCACGGCGCGGATGCGCGAGGCGGTCAATGACGCGATGGACGTGCATTCCGGCAAGGCGGTGATCGACGGGCCATCGAATTATCTGCTGCCGCTCTATCGCGCGGTGCCCATCGGCATCACGGTCGAGGGCGCGAATATCGTCACCCGCGCGCTGATCATTTTCGGGCAGGGCTCGATCCGCGCGCATCCGCATCTGCTGGACGAGATGCAGGCATTGCAGATCGAGGACGAGGAACAAAGCCTGGATGCCTTCGACCGCGCCTTCTGGGCGCATGTCGGTCATGCCCTGCGGACCACGGGGCGGGCATGGTGGCGGGCATGGACCGGCGGGCGGCTTGCACCTGCGCCCGACGATGCGGGCGAGGCGGCACCGATCTATCGGCAATTGTCGCGTTGGTCGGCGGCGATGGCCTTGATCGCGGAACTGGCCTTTCTGACCATGGGCGGGGCGCTGAAGCGCAAGGAGATGATCTCGATCCGCATGGGCGACGCGCTGTCCGAGATGTATCTGCTGTCTGCCGCGCTGAAACGCTGGCGCGACGACGGCCAGTCGCCCGAGGATCTGCCGCTGCTGGAATACGCCGCCGCGCGCGGATCCGCGAATATCCGCGGCGCGCTGGATCAGGTGCTGCGGAACTTTCCTGCCCGTTGGGCCGCCGCGCTTGGCCGGTTCCTGACCCTACCCGGCGGCGCGCCCCGCCCGCCCTATGATGCGCTGGTCGAACGCTGCGCCGGGCTGATCTTTGCACCCTCACCCACCCGCGACCGGATCATCGGGCGGCTGGACGATGGCTGCGCGCATGGCGGCGTCGCCCTGCTGAACCGCGCCTTCGCCGCCGTGGTCGCGCTGGAACCTGTGACGGCGAAGCTGCGCGAGGCCGGGCACGATCCCGACAGCGGGCTGGCGTCCGGGGTGATCTCTGACGCGGAACGGGCGCGGTTGACGGAAATGCAGGATCTGGTCGCGCAGGTCGTCGCCGTCGATGATTTCACGTCCGAGGAAATTGCGCGCCTCTTTCCCGGCACAACGGAGGTCACGCAATGA
- a CDS encoding TonB-dependent receptor domain-containing protein: MNQSTHMMSGGLARLPLWLLMTGAVLPMAAPSSVQAQDGTAEEQTVLLDTIVVSASGHAQTLPDAPATITVIAGEEIASKPYATVADVLKNVPGVIVSAPSGRSGAESVSIRGLGEGYVLTLVDGKPVGNSQEATYNGFGSGLAWSYLPPPSAIERIEVIRGPMSSLYGSAASGGVINIITKPVSDVWSGSMTLGTSQYKHSGAGAANEGRFYLGGPLMQDRLGLTLFGSRHDRNKDEMIVSGRGGDTLQSQDIERKSLGARLTWKIDEAQKLDFETIYSAQDTVSTPLGEGTPGGISYKRMSYGVSHNIVWGDDYETDSFLTYEDVDFENGTNLSGYEMLNLNTRTRMSLGRHDLTFGLDYRDETTRHSPDRVNVDPKMTRWQWALFAEDNFHLTDDLMLTMGLRYDDNERYGSHVTPRAYAVWHATPALTVKGGVSGGYKTPTLKQADSNIFEPSGGDGRARDQGNTNLKPEESTNYEIGAIWETAGGVQIGLTAYHTRFKDKITTEQICAHDTPVPGLPSDCGMNTPTDPIKWINQYVNRDAAELNGVEATVDFVLGDVDVAFNYTYADSKVTKGEEVGSRFNNSPLHVANLRLDWQASHALSVWGNAQYRSATFDTGSGYVGEHAVFDIGLDYDFNDSVMGSVAIYNVDDKTFGNTGYNDGRRFYVGLTNTF; this comes from the coding sequence ATGAACCAATCAACGCACATGATGTCAGGCGGGCTGGCGCGCCTGCCGCTTTGGTTGCTGATGACAGGCGCCGTGCTGCCAATGGCCGCGCCTTCGTCGGTTCAGGCACAGGACGGCACGGCAGAAGAGCAGACTGTCCTACTGGACACCATCGTCGTTTCGGCCAGCGGGCATGCCCAGACCCTGCCGGACGCCCCGGCGACGATCACGGTCATCGCCGGCGAAGAAATCGCCTCAAAGCCTTACGCCACGGTGGCCGATGTGCTGAAGAACGTGCCGGGCGTGATCGTCAGCGCGCCTTCGGGGCGTTCGGGTGCGGAAAGCGTCTCGATCCGGGGGCTGGGCGAAGGCTATGTGCTGACCCTTGTCGATGGCAAGCCGGTCGGCAACTCTCAGGAGGCCACCTATAACGGCTTCGGTTCGGGTCTTGCGTGGTCCTATCTGCCGCCGCCCTCGGCCATCGAACGCATCGAGGTGATCCGCGGACCGATGTCCTCGCTTTACGGCAGCGCGGCATCGGGCGGCGTGATCAATATCATCACCAAGCCCGTCTCGGATGTCTGGTCGGGTTCGATGACGCTTGGCACCAGCCAGTACAAGCACAGTGGCGCAGGCGCGGCCAATGAGGGGCGCTTCTATCTCGGCGGGCCGCTGATGCAGGATCGGCTGGGCCTGACGCTGTTCGGTTCGCGCCATGATCGCAACAAGGATGAGATGATCGTGTCGGGGCGCGGCGGCGATACCCTGCAATCGCAGGATATCGAGCGCAAATCGCTTGGCGCGCGGCTGACCTGGAAAATCGACGAGGCGCAGAAGCTGGATTTCGAAACGATCTACAGTGCGCAGGACACGGTTTCGACCCCGCTTGGGGAAGGAACGCCGGGCGGGATCAGCTACAAGCGCATGAGCTATGGCGTCTCACACAATATCGTCTGGGGCGATGATTACGAGACCGACAGCTTCCTGACCTATGAGGATGTCGATTTCGAGAACGGCACGAACCTGTCGGGCTATGAGATGCTGAACCTGAACACCAGAACCCGCATGAGCCTTGGCCGGCATGATCTGACCTTCGGTCTGGACTATCGCGATGAGACGACGCGCCACTCGCCCGACCGGGTCAATGTCGATCCCAAGATGACCCGCTGGCAATGGGCGCTGTTTGCCGAGGACAATTTCCACCTGACCGACGACCTGATGCTGACGATGGGGCTGCGCTATGACGATAACGAACGCTATGGTTCGCACGTCACCCCGCGCGCCTATGCGGTCTGGCACGCCACCCCCGCGCTGACCGTCAAGGGCGGCGTCAGCGGCGGCTACAAGACGCCGACGCTGAAACAGGCCGACAGTAATATCTTCGAGCCTTCCGGCGGCGATGGCCGGGCCCGCGATCAGGGCAATACCAACCTGAAGCCCGAGGAAAGCACCAACTATGAAATCGGCGCGATCTGGGAAACCGCAGGCGGCGTGCAGATCGGGCTGACGGCCTATCACACCCGGTTCAAGGACAAGATCACGACCGAACAGATCTGCGCCCATGACACCCCCGTTCCGGGTCTGCCAAGCGATTGCGGAATGAACACGCCGACCGATCCGATCAAATGGATCAATCAATATGTGAACCGGGATGCGGCCGAACTGAACGGGGTCGAGGCGACGGTGGACTTCGTCCTTGGCGATGTCGATGTCGCCTTCAACTATACCTATGCCGACAGCAAGGTGACCAAGGGGGAAGAGGTCGGCAGCCGCTTCAACAACAGCCCGCTGCATGTGGCGAACCTTCGGCTGGACTGGCAGGCAAGCCACGCCCTGTCGGTCTGGGGCAACGCACAATACCGCAGCGCGACCTTCGATACCGGCAGCGGTTACGTCGGCGAGCACGCCGTTTTCGACATCGGCCTCGACTATGATTTCAACGACAGCGTCATGGGCAGCGTCGCCATCTATAACGTCGATGACAAGACCTTCGGCAATACCGGCTATAACGACGGGCGCCGCTTCTATGTGGGTTTGACCAACACGTTCTGA
- a CDS encoding serine hydrolase domain-containing protein: protein MFPKTSGRADSDLLSERKKDKVMKFIALIAVLASPIAAHADAIDDFVAAEIERQEIPGVALGIFRNGEVLRLQGDGLANIEHGVTVQPNTIFQAGSIGKMFTAAAVMALAEDGLIDLEVPVRNYLPDAPESWDAITPRHLLNHTGGLGSPEQDYRQDYSDDDLVALYAETPALFAPGQRYSYSNTGYALLGIIVNRVAGRHYGEVLQDRVFGPAGMRTARVISDTDIVPNRAAGYEPGEDGLKNQSWVSPSLNATADGSLYLSLLDYARWDAVVARRDIFSAASWRQMLRPAPLNNGTVYPYGFGWTLSEGPDGQQVIGHGGAWQGFQSDLRRYDGDGITFVVLANSAGADVGSILQGVAERFDPRYAKPAVQLVDTHPGLSASFDEALRRIAQGLASPADFQDMDPEWAVRSLERSREAIEAAGDCGEFELTSHQPNGDRTTRLWRADCAKDRLTGRASFDEDGRVVAASVWGQR, encoded by the coding sequence ATGTTCCCCAAGACCAGCGGGCGTGCAGATTCCGACCTGCTGTCCGAGCGTAAGAAAGATAAGGTCATGAAATTCATTGCGCTGATTGCCGTGCTTGCGTCCCCGATTGCCGCCCATGCGGATGCAATCGACGATTTTGTGGCGGCCGAGATCGAACGGCAGGAGATCCCGGGCGTGGCGCTTGGCATCTTCCGCAATGGCGAGGTGCTCAGATTGCAGGGCGACGGACTGGCGAATATCGAGCATGGCGTGACCGTCCAGCCCAACACGATCTTTCAGGCGGGTTCCATCGGCAAGATGTTCACAGCGGCGGCGGTGATGGCGCTGGCCGAGGACGGGCTGATCGATCTGGAGGTCCCGGTGCGGAACTATCTGCCCGATGCACCTGAAAGCTGGGATGCGATCACGCCGCGCCATCTGCTGAACCATACCGGCGGATTGGGCAGCCCCGAACAGGACTACCGTCAGGATTACAGCGACGATGATCTGGTCGCGCTCTATGCCGAAACGCCGGCGCTTTTTGCCCCGGGACAGCGCTATTCCTACAGCAACACGGGCTATGCGCTGCTGGGGATCATCGTGAACAGGGTGGCGGGCAGGCATTACGGCGAGGTGCTGCAAGATCGGGTGTTCGGTCCGGCGGGGATGCGCACGGCGCGCGTCATCAGCGACACGGACATCGTGCCGAACCGCGCCGCGGGCTATGAACCGGGCGAAGACGGGCTGAAGAACCAGTCCTGGGTTTCACCCTCGCTCAACGCCACAGCGGATGGCTCGCTGTATCTGTCGCTGCTTGATTATGCGCGATGGGATGCGGTGGTGGCACGGCGCGACATCTTCAGTGCGGCCTCGTGGCGCCAGATGCTGCGCCCTGCGCCGCTTAACAACGGGACGGTGTATCCCTATGGTTTCGGCTGGACGCTTTCTGAAGGGCCGGACGGTCAGCAGGTGATCGGTCATGGCGGGGCCTGGCAGGGTTTCCAGTCGGATTTGCGGCGCTATGACGGGGATGGAATCACCTTCGTCGTGCTTGCCAATTCCGCCGGCGCGGATGTGGGCAGCATCCTGCAAGGCGTCGCAGAGCGGTTCGATCCGCGTTATGCGAAGCCCGCCGTGCAGCTGGTGGACACGCATCCCGGTCTGAGCGCCAGCTTTGACGAGGCGCTGCGACGGATCGCCCAAGGGTTGGCCAGTCCAGCAGATTTTCAGGACATGGACCCCGAATGGGCGGTGCGCTCGCTGGAGCGCAGCCGGGAGGCGATCGAGGCGGCCGGGGATTGCGGAGAGTTTGAGCTTACGTCTCATCAGCCGAATGGCGACCGGACGACACGCTTATGGCGGGCGGATTGCGCGAAGGACAGGCTGACGGGCAGGGCTTCGTTCGATGAAGATGGCCGCGTGGTCGCCGCATCGGTCTGGGGGCAGCGTTAG
- a CDS encoding ATP-binding protein: protein MNGNLRLPIRRLVGASALALSLAAPVLAQSPYTPVAEEFTGGLYAAPSGGTAIYPGSAATISGYGLIPGQEITLMRGNTVLNPDGPLIANDEGEVSFDLTVDEEAALGLQPIVAIAENPAAATVFELKVSPQVPLSGEDLFEIASQPVVPGLYQVIYNESSDALYVTSSVGRPPISQSELVKLSPETLEIVGRATPPAAPARPDGSDGGLFGVYGVWVDDTNGHVWATTTRQDSLAVYDKDDLSLVKQFDSGSVTHPRDVVIDEGRGRAYVSTSFTKAINVFDTNSLEPLEPIEITSTVRGEEFGARSIAVYPEAGKLFSASLNTPEVAVVDLDSGEVRVLPLPGAKASSDAAYDPQDGLIFVASQASDNLLIVSEETGEVLHDVTVGAGALSVAFEPVSRRAFVANRGAGTITVVNTDGEIVANLEAGSYPNHVRADGKGNVWAVNKSQGQDDPNGDRIWRITAVAR from the coding sequence ATGAACGGAAATCTTCGCCTTCCCATCCGCAGGCTGGTCGGCGCCTCGGCACTGGCGCTGTCGCTGGCGGCCCCCGTTCTTGCGCAAAGCCCGTACACCCCTGTCGCGGAAGAATTCACCGGCGGCCTGTATGCAGCGCCATCCGGCGGCACCGCGATCTATCCGGGCAGCGCGGCCACGATCTCGGGTTACGGGCTGATCCCGGGTCAGGAGATCACGCTGATGCGTGGCAACACGGTGCTGAACCCGGACGGCCCGCTGATCGCCAATGACGAAGGTGAGGTCAGTTTCGACCTGACCGTCGATGAAGAGGCGGCGCTCGGCCTGCAACCCATCGTCGCCATCGCCGAAAACCCCGCCGCTGCGACCGTGTTCGAGCTGAAGGTCTCGCCCCAGGTCCCGCTTTCGGGCGAAGACCTGTTCGAGATCGCCAGCCAGCCCGTCGTGCCCGGTCTCTATCAGGTGATCTATAACGAATCCTCGGACGCGCTTTATGTGACCTCGTCGGTCGGGCGACCGCCGATTTCGCAATCCGAACTGGTCAAGCTGAGCCCCGAAACGCTGGAAATCGTCGGGCGCGCCACGCCGCCCGCAGCCCCCGCGCGTCCCGACGGCAGCGATGGCGGGCTGTTCGGGGTTTATGGCGTCTGGGTGGACGACACCAATGGCCATGTCTGGGCCACGACGACCCGTCAGGACAGCCTTGCGGTCTATGACAAGGACGATCTGTCGCTGGTCAAGCAGTTCGATTCCGGTTCCGTCACCCATCCGCGCGATGTGGTGATCGACGAGGGCCGCGGCCGCGCCTATGTCAGCACCAGCTTCACCAAGGCGATCAACGTTTTCGACACCAACAGCCTGGAGCCGCTGGAGCCGATCGAGATCACCTCGACGGTGCGCGGCGAAGAGTTCGGCGCACGCAGCATCGCCGTCTATCCCGAAGCGGGCAAGCTGTTCTCGGCCAGTCTCAACACGCCGGAGGTCGCGGTGGTCGATCTGGACAGCGGCGAGGTTCGCGTGCTGCCGCTGCCCGGCGCCAAGGCATCATCGGACGCGGCCTATGACCCGCAGGACGGGCTGATCTTCGTGGCGTCGCAGGCATCCGACAACCTGCTGATCGTCAGCGAGGAAACCGGCGAAGTCCTGCATGACGTCACGGTCGGCGCGGGGGCGCTGAGCGTCGCGTTCGAGCCGGTCAGCCGCCGGGCCTTCGTCGCCAATCGCGGCGCCGGCACGATCACGGTCGTGAATACCGATGGCGAGATCGTGGCCAATCTGGAGGCGGGTTCCTATCCGAACCATGTGCGCGCCGATGGCAAGGGCAATGTCTGGGCGGTGAACAAGTCGCAGGGACAGGACGATCCGAACGGCGACCGCATCTGGCGCATCACCGCTGTTGCCCGCTAG
- a CDS encoding acetyl-CoA C-acetyltransferase: MTRTVWLVDGARTPFLKARGRPGPFTPVDLAVQCGRPLLARQPFDPDLIELVILGCVNVIADEMNPARVAALRLGLPDSTVAFSVQINCGSGMQSIDTALRYIREGSHDIILAGGTEALSHAPLVLRQEAVEWFGDMANAKGPVARATAVTGFRPGFLKPVVGLERGLTDPITALNMGQTAEILAHRFGIDRATADAYAMDSHHRLARAQDQGWLEDEVMPAFDRDGNAHLRDDGVRPDSDMKGLAKPKPAFEPPYGKVTAGNASQITDGACWTILASEDAVRRHGLTPLARIVDSEWAALDPSIMGLGPVLATTPLLQRHGLSCDDIDLWEINEAFAAQVLACLAAWQDGDFCREVLGLAQPFGRIDRDRLNVDGGAISLGHPVGTSGNRIVLHLANAMRRLGHRRGIATECIGGGQGVAMLLEVA; encoded by the coding sequence ATGACCCGGACCGTCTGGCTGGTCGATGGCGCGCGCACGCCTTTCCTCAAGGCGCGGGGCAGGCCCGGCCCCTTCACCCCGGTCGATCTGGCGGTGCAATGCGGCCGGCCCCTGCTGGCGCGGCAGCCCTTTGATCCCGACCTGATCGAGTTGGTGATCCTCGGCTGCGTCAATGTCATCGCCGACGAAATGAACCCCGCCCGCGTGGCCGCGCTGCGTCTGGGCCTGCCCGACAGCACCGTGGCCTTCAGCGTGCAGATCAATTGCGGATCGGGGATGCAGTCGATCGACACCGCCCTGCGCTACATCCGCGAGGGCAGCCACGACATCATCCTGGCCGGCGGCACCGAGGCACTGAGCCATGCGCCCCTCGTGCTGCGGCAGGAGGCGGTCGAATGGTTCGGCGACATGGCCAATGCCAAAGGCCCCGTCGCCCGCGCCACGGCCGTGACCGGCTTCCGTCCGGGATTCCTCAAGCCGGTCGTCGGGCTGGAACGCGGGCTGACCGACCCGATCACCGCGCTGAACATGGGTCAGACCGCAGAAATTCTGGCCCATCGCTTTGGCATCGACCGTGCAACCGCCGATGCCTATGCGATGGACAGCCATCACCGGCTGGCCCGCGCACAGGATCAGGGCTGGTTGGAGGACGAGGTGATGCCGGCCTTCGACCGCGACGGCAACGCCCATCTGCGCGACGACGGCGTCCGTCCCGACAGCGACATGAAGGGGCTGGCCAAACCGAAGCCCGCCTTCGAGCCGCCTTATGGCAAGGTAACGGCGGGCAATGCCAGCCAGATCACCGATGGTGCCTGCTGGACCATCCTTGCCTCGGAAGATGCCGTCCGGCGTCACGGGCTGACGCCCCTTGCGCGGATCGTGGACAGCGAATGGGCGGCGTTGGACCCCTCGATCATGGGGCTTGGCCCGGTTCTGGCCACCACGCCATTGCTGCAACGCCACGGGCTGTCCTGCGACGACATTGACTTGTGGGAGATCAACGAGGCCTTCGCCGCGCAGGTGCTGGCCTGCCTTGCCGCGTGGCAGGACGGGGATTTCTGCCGCGAGGTGTTGGGGCTTGCGCAGCCCTTCGGGCGGATAGACCGCGACCGGCTGAATGTCGATGGCGGGGCGATCTCGCTTGGCCATCCCGTCGGCACCAGCGGCAACCGGATCGTGCTGCATCTGGCCAATGCCATGCGCCGCCTTGGCCACCGGCGCGGCATCGCCACCGAATGTATCGGCGGCGGACAGGGCGTCGCGATGCTGCTGGAGGTGGCGTGA